A window of the Campylobacter massiliensis genome harbors these coding sequences:
- a CDS encoding thiamine-phosphate pyrophosphorylase produces MTNEERLYRVIDANLNRLKEGLRVVEDVRRYGFDDLALAKKIKNLRHKAKIPQKEFLKFRDAANDVLKPSLKDEQIRLNLDDLQTANIKRAQESARVLEECFKLIDVKISEIFKAVRYELYEIEKEI; encoded by the coding sequence ATGACTAACGAAGAGCGGCTCTACCGCGTAATAGACGCAAATTTAAACCGCTTAAAAGAAGGGCTTAGAGTCGTCGAGGACGTCAGACGTTACGGCTTTGACGACCTAGCCCTCGCTAAAAAAATCAAAAATCTCCGCCACAAAGCAAAAATCCCGCAAAAAGAATTCTTAAAATTTCGCGACGCCGCAAACGACGTGCTAAAACCGAGCCTAAAAGACGAGCAAATCCGCCTAAATTTGGACGATTTGCAAACCGCCAACATTAAACGCGCGCAAGAAAGTGCAAGGGTTTTAGAGGAGTGCTTTAAGCTCATCGACGTTAAAATTTCCGAGATTTTTAAGGCCGTACGCTACGAACTTTATGAGATAGAAAAAGAAATTTAA
- a CDS encoding Bax inhibitor-1/YccA family protein, giving the protein MSLYDRNYANSREHEVASEYSQSALSTFIKQTYQLFAASLLAASVGAYVGLYSSLGATVAGNYWLFVILELGLLVGLMFAKRKAGLNLILLFAFTFVSGLTLTPILGRTFAMPGGAAIVAQAFTLTTVAFGGLSVFAMNTKRDFTTWGKMLFITLIVLLVAMLLNLFFQSPIFQVALSCVGAVLFSAYILYDTQNIIRGNYETPIEGAVDLYLDFLNLFVSLLRILGFFNSDD; this is encoded by the coding sequence ATGAGTTTATATGACAGAAACTATGCAAACTCAAGAGAGCACGAGGTTGCGAGCGAATATTCGCAAAGCGCGCTTAGCACGTTTATCAAGCAAACCTATCAGCTTTTCGCAGCTTCGCTTTTAGCCGCCAGCGTCGGAGCTTACGTCGGGCTTTACAGCTCGCTGGGAGCTACGGTAGCGGGCAACTACTGGCTATTTGTGATACTTGAGCTAGGACTTTTGGTCGGTTTAATGTTTGCTAAACGCAAAGCGGGCTTAAATTTGATCCTGCTTTTTGCCTTTACTTTCGTTAGCGGACTTACGCTTACGCCTATTTTGGGACGCACTTTTGCGATGCCCGGAGGCGCGGCGATAGTGGCTCAGGCCTTTACGCTTACGACGGTAGCATTTGGCGGACTTAGCGTATTTGCGATGAACACCAAGCGCGACTTTACGACGTGGGGCAAGATGCTTTTCATCACGCTTATCGTTTTGCTCGTGGCTATGCTACTAAATTTATTCTTCCAAAGTCCGATTTTTCAGGTAGCGTTATCGTGCGTGGGCGCGGTTTTATTTAGCGCATATATCCTTTACGATACGCAAAATATCATCCGCGGTAACTACGAAACTCCGATCGAGGGCGCAGTTGATCTTTACCTTGATTTCTTAAATTTATTCGTTTCATTGCTTAGAATTTTAGGATTTTTTAATAGCGATGACTAA
- a CDS encoding carbonic anhydrase — MQGILDGAVKFMEEDFLEHKELFESLGEKQTPHTLFVGCIDSRVVPSLITNTVPGDLVVVRNIANIVPPYRKSEEFLATTSAIEYALQTLNVQNVIICGHSNCGGCAALWMDEAKFSKTPNVKRWLDLLEPVKKRVQKLFGDNIAKREWLTERLSLVNSFENLLSYPDVKAKFKDEELKIYAWHYIIETGEIYNYNFATKSFKLLGVEK; from the coding sequence ATGCAAGGTATCTTAGACGGCGCGGTTAAATTTATGGAAGAGGATTTTTTAGAGCATAAGGAGCTTTTTGAAAGCCTGGGCGAGAAGCAGACGCCGCACACTCTTTTTGTCGGCTGTATCGACTCGCGCGTCGTGCCTAGCCTCATAACAAACACGGTTCCGGGCGACCTCGTCGTCGTGCGAAATATCGCAAATATCGTGCCTCCGTACCGCAAAAGCGAGGAGTTTTTGGCTACGACGTCGGCGATCGAGTACGCCTTGCAAACGCTAAACGTGCAAAACGTCATCATCTGCGGGCACAGCAACTGCGGCGGCTGCGCGGCTTTATGGATGGATGAGGCTAAATTTAGCAAAACGCCAAACGTAAAGCGCTGGCTTGATCTACTTGAGCCGGTAAAAAAGCGCGTACAAAAGCTTTTCGGCGACAATATCGCAAAAAGAGAGTGGCTAACCGAGCGCTTAAGCCTCGTAAATTCGTTTGAAAATTTACTGAGCTACCCCGACGTCAAGGCTAAATTTAAAGACGAGGAGCTAAAAATTTACGCCTGGCACTACATAATAGAAACGGGCGAAATCTACAACTATAACTTCGCAACAAAGAGCTTTAAACTGCTAGGAGTCGAGAAATGA
- a CDS encoding mechanosensitive ion channel domain-containing protein — MRKILAAVFALCFGLNLLANTKIDDLNATDILSVVNQINEANAQIAVIKAQSAENNETADKNVLFRTVLEKKEKLIEQIPYLVMQIEIDEEQVQNFKQDMQELETKTKKLKNSSNQNLYVKNMLELERMRLDELFYSSLLNLENIFKEGGKAVNVKLAVEETLLSFQTEFYAQFKAFKDSLSEEVALAHKGELDALEAHKKTLEEILHYLRDNAELLTSNYIISELNLKTAIDFINEKASFTSKFNVGKAAIIFVVFLFFVSFTTLLSKLTLWALMKFFVKHDSDRQTKGRIVEIIKRPMLLTLIAYAIDICVSIAYYPAPMPIKFANFLTITFVIAVTWLILSVLNGYGMVLINELTKKSGRKEVINLILKIIYFIIFVIALLIVLSKLGFNVSAIIASLGIGGLAVALATKDILANFFASVMLLFDNSFSQGDWIVCGDIEGTVVEIGLRKTTVRTFDNALIFVPNSKLASDPIRNWSRRKMGRRIRMLIGLEYSATTEQIKKCVDEIKQMLIDHPDIAKGDDMGSKKASRYDRGIVSIDDLAGYKSNLFVVVDEFADSSINILVYCFSKTIVWGEFLAVKEDVMLKIMNIVEANGLGFAFPSQSLYVEEVKK, encoded by the coding sequence ATGAGAAAAATTTTAGCCGCCGTTTTTGCACTGTGCTTTGGCTTAAATTTACTAGCAAATACCAAAATCGACGACCTAAACGCCACGGATATCCTAAGTGTCGTAAATCAAATAAACGAAGCAAACGCGCAGATCGCCGTTATCAAGGCTCAGTCGGCCGAAAACAACGAAACCGCCGACAAAAACGTGCTTTTTAGAACGGTCTTAGAGAAAAAAGAAAAACTGATCGAGCAGATCCCCTATCTCGTCATGCAAATCGAAATCGACGAGGAGCAGGTACAAAATTTCAAACAAGATATGCAAGAGTTAGAGACGAAAACCAAAAAGCTAAAAAACTCTAGCAATCAAAATTTATACGTCAAAAATATGCTCGAGCTCGAGCGCATGCGGCTTGACGAGCTGTTTTACTCCTCGCTTTTAAATTTGGAAAATATCTTTAAAGAGGGCGGAAAAGCCGTAAACGTCAAACTTGCCGTCGAGGAGACGCTGCTTAGCTTTCAGACCGAGTTTTACGCGCAGTTTAAGGCCTTTAAAGACTCGCTAAGCGAAGAAGTAGCCTTGGCGCACAAAGGCGAGCTAGATGCGCTAGAAGCGCATAAAAAGACGCTTGAGGAGATACTTCACTATCTGCGCGATAACGCCGAGCTGCTCACGTCAAACTACATCATCTCCGAGCTAAATTTAAAAACGGCGATTGATTTTATCAACGAAAAAGCATCGTTTACGAGCAAATTTAACGTCGGCAAGGCTGCGATTATATTCGTCGTATTTTTGTTTTTTGTCTCGTTTACGACGCTGCTTAGTAAGCTCACGCTGTGGGCGTTAATGAAATTTTTTGTCAAGCACGACTCGGATAGACAGACGAAAGGGCGCATCGTTGAGATCATCAAACGCCCGATGTTGCTCACCCTCATCGCCTATGCGATAGATATTTGCGTCTCGATCGCGTATTATCCGGCTCCTATGCCGATAAAATTTGCAAATTTCCTCACGATCACTTTCGTTATCGCCGTCACGTGGCTCATACTTAGCGTATTAAACGGCTACGGCATGGTGCTCATCAACGAACTCACTAAAAAAAGCGGGCGCAAAGAGGTGATAAATTTGATCCTAAAGATCATTTATTTCATCATCTTTGTTATCGCGCTACTTATCGTGCTTAGCAAGCTCGGCTTTAACGTCAGCGCCATCATCGCGTCTCTTGGTATCGGCGGCCTCGCGGTAGCTCTTGCGACTAAGGATATCTTGGCGAATTTCTTTGCTTCCGTCATGCTGCTCTTTGACAACTCGTTCTCGCAAGGCGACTGGATCGTATGTGGCGATATCGAGGGAACGGTCGTGGAGATCGGACTTAGAAAAACGACCGTGCGAACCTTTGACAACGCCCTTATCTTCGTGCCAAACTCCAAGCTAGCCAGCGATCCGATCCGAAACTGGAGCAGGCGAAAGATGGGACGACGTATAAGGATGCTAATCGGACTAGAATATAGCGCCACGACCGAGCAGATCAAAAAGTGCGTCGATGAGATCAAACAGATGCTAATCGACCATCCAGACATCGCAAAGGGCGACGATATGGGCTCTAAAAAGGCTAGCCGATACGACCGCGGTATCGTCTCGATCGACGATTTGGCGGGGTATAAGTCGAATTTATTCGTCGTAGTGGACGAGTTTGCCGATAGTTCGATAAATATCCTCGTGTACTGCTTTTCAAAGACGATAGTTTGGGGCGAGTTTTTGGCCGTCAAAGAGGACGTGATGCTAAAAATAATGAATATAGTAGAGGCCAACGGGCTTGGATTTGCCTTCCCTAGCCAGAGCCTATACGTCGAAGAAGTGAAAAAATAA
- a CDS encoding sensor domain-containing diguanylate cyclase, with amino-acid sequence MGGLHLEVNDEFCEVVNKPKELVRGKDHYYIWDIPREIYEQTDYVCVQTEDDVVAARKTCLFDEEVMRADGKLSKLKTYKTPIFDGETIIGTVGIARDVTKEHEYLQNIEYLAHYDQLTGLANRNQLDAFLDGLKTVRMSILYMDLDRFKQVNDEHGHQAGDKALVAIAGLIKEIFADAMNVRIGGDEFISIFTDGATAQSIAPRVQILIDRFFKICQENPLFNRLCVSAGIAEDRIGPNSFDLLLQRADDALYKAKHSGRGTYCVSPRKDFE; translated from the coding sequence ATGGGCGGGCTACATCTAGAGGTAAACGACGAGTTTTGCGAGGTCGTAAACAAGCCAAAAGAGCTCGTGCGGGGCAAAGATCACTACTACATCTGGGATATCCCAAGAGAAATCTACGAGCAAACGGACTACGTCTGCGTCCAGACCGAGGACGACGTCGTCGCAGCGCGTAAGACCTGCCTTTTTGACGAGGAGGTTATGCGCGCGGACGGCAAACTAAGCAAGCTAAAAACGTATAAAACGCCGATATTTGACGGAGAGACGATCATCGGCACCGTCGGCATCGCGCGCGACGTGACGAAAGAGCACGAGTATCTGCAAAACATCGAGTACCTAGCCCACTACGACCAGCTCACGGGGCTAGCTAACCGCAACCAGCTAGACGCCTTTTTAGACGGGCTAAAAACGGTGCGTATGAGCATACTTTATATGGATCTGGATCGCTTTAAGCAGGTAAACGACGAGCACGGACATCAGGCGGGCGACAAAGCCCTGGTCGCGATCGCTGGACTGATAAAGGAAATTTTTGCCGACGCTATGAACGTGCGTATCGGCGGGGACGAGTTTATATCGATATTTACCGACGGAGCGACTGCGCAAAGCATCGCGCCTAGGGTGCAAATTTTGATCGACCGATTTTTTAAAATTTGTCAAGAAAATCCGCTATTTAACAGACTATGCGTGAGTGCGGGTATCGCAGAGGACAGGATAGGGCCTAACTCCTTTGATCTACTGCTGCAGAGAGCCGACGATGCTCTTTATAAAGCAAAGCACTCGGGTCGCGGCACGTACTGCGTAAGCCCGCGGAAGGATTTTGAATAA